Part of the Kineococcus aurantiacus genome, GTCGCGGGAGCGCGCCTGCGGCGGCGGGGTGCCGTCGACGTCGAGCACCTCGGCGGTCTCGACGCGGTCGACGCGGAACAGCCGCACGCCCTCGGCGCGGTGGCACCAGGCCTCCAGGTACCAGCGGCCCTCCACGCTGACCAGCCGCATGGGGTCGACGTCCCGCTCGGTGCGCTCGTCGCGGCTGGGCACCAGGTAGCTCAGGTGCAGGCGCCGGTGCTCGCGCAGGGCCCGGCGCGCCGCCTCCAGCACGACGGCGCTGGAGGCGTCGCTGACGTCGACGGCCACCGCGCGCGCGGCGCGGCCGGCCTCCCCGGTGGCCTCGGACAGCTTGGCCATCGCCCCCTCGAGGGCCTCGCGGTCGTGCAGGCCCGGCACCTCGGCCAGGGTCCGCAGCCCCACGAGCAGAGCCACCGCCTCGTCCACCGCCAACCGGGAGGGCCGGGCGATGGGGTCGGCGTTGGACAGGTAGACGTGCCCGGACTCCCAGCGGGCGTCGATGAGGTCGTCGGGCAGGTGACCGGGGGTGCCGCAGACGAACAGCAGCTCCAGGTCCTGCACGAGCTCGTCCTCGCCGATGCCGAAGTGCTGCGCGGCCTCGGGCACCGGGATGCCCTGGTGGGTCAGCAGGTACGGCACCATCGCCAGCAGCCGCGACAGGCGCTCGGTGGAGGCGGTGCTCACCGGGCCACCCCCTGCACGCCCGCCGCGCCCCGCAGCCGCCGCAGGACCGCCTCGCGCAGGTCCGCCGGCTCCAGCACGACGACGTCGGCGCCGAAGGCGGCGAGCTCGTCGGCGCTCACCTCCACGTCGGTGACGTCCACGACCACCACGTCCTCGCCCTCCCCCGGTCCGGCCCCCTCCTCCACGGCGCGGGCCCGGCGCCGCAGCGCCAGCCCCGCCCCGGCACGCACCAGCAGCCGCGCCTGCCGCGGCGGCACCGACCCCACGCTCCCGGCGACGACCTCGCGCGGGTCGATGCCCTCGGGCACCTCGTAGGAGCCGGGCCGGCCGATGCGCTTGACGGCCGAGGCGACCCGCGAGAGCCGGAACACCCGCGAGGCGCCCCGGTCGCGGTCGTGGCCGACGAGGTACCAGCGCCCGTGCCAGGACACGATGGCCCACGGCTCGACGTGCCGGACGGCCGGCTCGGCCCCGGCGCGGCGGTAGCTGAACTGCACGGGCGTGCGGTCGCGGGTGGCGGCGTACAGCGGGTCGAAGGCCGGCTCGGCCGTCCGCACCCGCGGCTCCACCCCGATCAGCGAGCTCTCGTCCGGTTCCACGCCCAGGCTGCGCAGCTTCACCAGCGCCCGGGTGGCCGGGCCGGCCAGGCTGGCCTGCTGCCACACGCGGCTGGCCAGGGACAGCACCGCCAGCTCGCCGGGGGTGAAGCGGATCTCCGGCAGCGCGTAGGCGTCCCGGTCGATGCGGTACCCGGCCTCGTCCTCGAACAGCGGGTCCTCCCCGCCGGTCTCCAGCGGCACCCCCAGCTCGCGCAGGTCCTCCTTGTCGCGCTCGAACATGCGCTCGAAGGCGACGGTGGTGGCGCAGTCGGCGTACTGGGGCACCGCGGCGCGGATCTGCTCCTTGGTCAGCCAGCGGCGCGTGGCGGCCAGGGCGATGACCAGGTTCAGCAGGCGCTCGGTGCGGCGGGCTCCCCGGGCCGCCGCGGCCGCCCCGCCGGGGGCCGCGGCGGAGTTCGGCTGGTGCGGCTGGGTGCTCGTCATGGTGCGGTGGACGCTACCGGAACCGCGCCCGGACGCAGCCTGCGTACGCTCCCAGCGTGACGATCACGTGGCGCTCGGCGACGGTCGACCGGGTCGGGGCCCGCTGGGCGGGCTCGGTGGAGCTGTCCGCCACCCTCCTGGACGGTCCCCGGGCCGGTGAGCGGGTCAAGGCCCTGGCCCACCCGGACCTCGTGGGCGAACCCGCCGCCGGGGACCGGGTGCTGCTCAACGTCTCCGCCCTGGCCCGCGGGCTGGGCACCGGCGGGTACGCCCTGGTCGTGGCCCTGCCCGACCGGCTGCCGCCCGACCCCGCCCCCGGCCCCGGCCACCTGGTCAAGGCCCGCTACACGCCCCTGCAGACGATGGTCCTGGGGGTCGACGACCAGGAGTCGCCGCACCACGACCTGCTCGCCGAGGCCGACGACCTCGCCGGCACCCCCGTCGTGGTGGCCGACCTGCACTCCGCGCTGCCGGCGGTCGTGGCCGGGGTCCGCGCCCAGGCCCCCGGCGCCCGCGTCACCTACGTCATGACCGACGGGGGTGCGCTGCCCGCGGCGTTCTCCCGCGCCGTGGCCGGGCTGCGGGAGGCGGGCTGGATCACCGGCTGCGTCACCACGGGGCAGTCCTTCGGCGGGGACCTGGAGGCCACGACCGTCCACACGGGCCTGCTGGCCGCGACGCTGGTGGCGCGCGCCGACGTCGTCGTCGTCGCCCAGGGCCCGGGCAACCTGGGCACCGGGTCGCGCTGGGGGTTCTCGGGGGTGGCCGCCGGGGAGGCGCTGAACGCCGCGGCCGTCCTGGGCGGGCGGCCCGTGGCCGCGCTGCGGGTCTCCGAGGCCGACGCCCGCGCCCGCCACCGCGGGGTGTCGCACCACACGCTGACCGCCGTGGGCCGCGTGGCCCTGGCCCCGGTGGACGTGCCCGTCCCCGACGCCCCGGGCGCCTTCTACGACGGGGTCCGGGAGCAGGCGCGCTCGCTGTGCGGGCGGCACCGCTACGTGGAGGTGCCCGCGGCGGGCCTGGACGAGGCGCTCGCGGCCAGCCCGGTGCGCCTGTCGACCATGGGCCGGGGCCTGGAGCAGGACCGCGCGAGCTTCCTGGTCGCCGCCGCCGCCGGCCGTCACGCCGCGACCCTGCTGACGTGACGAACCCCTCCGCGGTCGAGCACCCGTGGACAGGAGCGCTCGACCGCGGAGGGGTCCGGAGGGGTCAGCTCACTTCACGTCGACGAGGTCCACGACGAAGATCAGCGTCTCGCCGCCCTTGATGGCGCCGCCGGCGCCGCGGTCGCCGTAGCCCAGGTGCGGGGGGATGACCAGCTTGCGGCGGCCACCGACCTTCATGCCCAGCAGGCCCTGGTCCCAGCCCTTGATGACCATGCCGGCCCCGACGGGGAAGTCCAGCGGCGTGCCGCGGTTCCAGGAGGAGTCGAACTCCTCGCCGGTGCTGAACGCGACACCCACGTAGTGGGCGCTGACGGTGCGGCCGGCCGTGGCCTCGGTGCCCTCCCCGACGATCTCGTCGACGATCACGAGGTCGGTGGGCGGCTCGCCCTCGGGGAAGTCGATCTCGGGCTTGGTGCGCTCAGTCATGCCCCGACCCTACCGGGCCGCCCGCGGGCGGCCCGGTGGACGTGTCGGCGGGCGCCCCAGCGGGCGCTCCGGGGGCTGCCTCAGTAGGCGTCGAGGACGTCGACGACGAAGACCAGCGCACCGGCCGGGGCCCCGGGGCTGGCCGGCTCGTCCCCGTACGCCTGCGCGGCGGGGATGACCAGCAGGACGCGGCTGCCGACCTTCTGCCCGACCAGGCCCTTGTCCCAGCCCTCGATGACCTGTCCCTGCCCGACGACGAAGGTGAACGGCTCGCCCTTGGACCAGGACTGGTCGAAGATCGACCCGTCGGACAGCTTCGCCCCCAGGTACTGCACCTTGAGGTTCATCCCCGACGTCACGGCCGGGCCGGTGCCCTCGATGAGCGGCTGCACGACGAGGTCCGCCGGCGGCGTCGGGTCCGGGATGGTGAACCCGGTCGGGACGTCCTGGTCGTCGGTCTGGACCACCGGCAGGTTCGCCGGCGGGGTCACCGGGGTGCCCTGGGCCTTGTTCGGCACGGTCTTCACGACGTCGGCGACCACGACGATCGTCGTCTCGGCGTCGACGTTCTCCTTGCCGAAGCGCTCGATGGCCTCGCCGAACCCGTCGGCGGGGGCGATGGCCATCACGATGCGGTCGCCCACGTGCGCGCCCACGAACCCGCGCGCCAGGCCCATCGTGACCTGCCCCAGCTCGAAGCGGGCGTTCGTCCCGCCGTAGCTGCTGTCCAGCTCCTCACCGGTCGAGCCGGCGTACAGCGCGTAGGCGAACTCCACCTCGTCGGCGGCCTCGATCTGCGGGCCCGTCCCGGCGGCGACGACCTTGCGGGAGGTCTCCTGCACGGTCAGGGGCGGGGTGAACGTCACGGTGGGCTTGACCGTCGGGTTCACCTCGCCGGTCACCGTCACCGGCAGCGCGTCGTCGGTGACGGCCGGCTCGATGGTGTCGGCGGCCTGCGAGGCCGAGGAGGTCTGCTCGCTCGGGGTGGGGGTGTCGCCCTCGGAGGCGCAGGCGCCCAGCAGCAACGAGACCGCCAGGGCGGCGGACGCGGACAGGACGGCGGTACGGCGGCGCACGGAGGTCCTCACTCATCGGTCGGGGCGAACTGAACCACCCTAACCGCGGACCCTGGGCGCCGCCGACGGAGCCGTCACATGCTGTCGATGAGCCGTTCCACCCTGTCGTCGACGGCCTTGAAAGGGTCCTTGCACAGCACCGTCCGCTGCGCCTGGTCGTTCAGCTTCAGGTGCACCCAGTCCACCGTGAAGTCCCGGCGCTTCTCCTGGGCGGCCCGCACGAAGTCCCCGCGCAGCTTCGCCCGCGTCGTCTGCGGCGGCACGCTGAGCGCTTCGAACACCTCGATGTCCGAGCAGACCCGCTCGGCCATGCCCCGCCGCGCCAGCAGGTAGTGCAGGCCCCGCTCGCGGTGGATGTCGTGGTAGGCCAGATCCAGCCGCGCGATGCGCGGCGACGTCAGCGCCAGGTCGTGCTTGTCCATGTAGCGGTCCAGGAGCTTCTTCTTGATCACCCAGTCGACCTCGCGGTCCACGAGGGAGAAGTCCTGCGTCTCCACCGCCCGCAGCGCCCGCTCCCACAGGTCCAGCACCCGCTTGACCGTCGGCGTCTGCAACCCGCGGTGCTCGACGAACTCCTTGGCCTTCTCCAGGTACTCCCCCTGGATCTCCAGGGCGCTGGCCTCGCGGCCGTTGGCCAGCCGCACCGGCTTGCGCCCCGTCAGGTCGTGGGAGATCTCCCGGATGGCCCGGATCGGGTTCTCCATCGTCATCTCGCGCAGGGGCACGCCCTCCTCGACCATCCGCAGGACGAGGTCGGTGGCGCCCAGCTTGAGCATCGTCGTCGTCTCGGACATGTTCGAGTCCCCGACGATGACGTGCAGGCGGCGGTAGCGCTCGGCGTCGGCGTGCGGCTCGTCGCGCGTGTTGATGATCGGACGGCTGCGGGTCGTGGCGCTGGAGACGCCCTCCCAGATGTGGTCGGCGCGCTGGGACAGCGAGTAGACCGCTCCCCGCGGGGTCTGCACGACCTTGCCGGCACCCACGATGAGCTGGCGGGAGACCAGGAAGGGGATGAGGACGTCCGAGAGCCGGCCGAACTCCCCGTGCCGGGACACCAGGTAGTTCTCGTGGCAGCCGTAGGAGTTGCCTGCCGAGTCGGTGTTGTTCTTGAAGAGGAACACCTCCCCGGCGATGCCCTCCTCCTCCAGGCGCCGCTCCGCGTCGGTCAGCAGGCCCTCCAGGGTCCGCTCACCGGCGCGGTCGTGGACGACCAGCTGCCGCACGTCGTCGCACTCGGGCGAGGCGTACTCCGGGTGCGAGCCCACGTCCAGGTACAGGCGCGCCCCGTTCTTGAGGAACACGTTGCTCGAACGGCCCCACGACACCACCTTGCGGAACAGGTACCGCGCCACCTCGTCCGGGGACAGCTTGCGCTGACCCTCGAAGGCGCAGGTGACGCCGAACTCCGTCTCCAGCCCGAAGATCCGGCGATCCATTTCTCCACCTTAGGCACTCGGGCGCCGTGGGGCGCAGCGAAACGCGTTTACGTCAGCCCTGCGGGGCCAGCAACCCCGCCAGCGTCGGGCCGGTGAGGCGGCGGAACGTGCGGCGCTCGCGGGCGCGGTCCAGGACCGCGACCTCGAGCTGGTCGGCGGCGATGGGGCGCGGCCCCTGCCCGGCGGCCTCCGCGGCGGCGTCCGAGCCCAGGGCCTCCACGGCCAGCTGCAGCGCCTCGGCCAGCGACAGCCCCGCGTGCCAGCGCTCGCCGAGCTTGGCGGCGATCTGCTCCGCCGACCCGCCCATGGCCACGTAGCCGTGCTCGTCGGCGACCGACCCGTCGTAGGTGAGGCGGTAGATCTGGTCGGCCTCGGGCCGGGTGCCGACCTCGGCGACGACGATCTCCACCTCGTACGGCTTGGACTCGGTGGTGAAGATCGCCCCCAGCGTCTGGGCGTAGGCGTTGGCCAGGCCGCGGGCGGTGACGTCGGAGCGGTCGTAGGAGTAGCCGCGCACGTCGGCGTACCGGACGCCGGCCACCCGCAGGTTCTCGAACTCGTTGTACTTGCCGACGGCGGCGAAGGCGACGCGGTCGTAAATCTCGGAGATCTTGTGCAGCGCCCGGGAGGGGTTCTCGGAGGCGAAGACGATGCCGCCGGCGAAGGCCACGACGACGACGGCGCGGCCGCGGGCGATGCCCTTGCGCGCGTAGTCGGCCTTGTCCTTCATCAACTGCTCGGGCGAGACGTAGAACGGCACGCTCATGCTCAGGCCTCCCCGCCCGTGGTGGTGATGCCCGGGTTGCCACCCGGGTTGCCGCGACGGCCCGCGACGACGGCCTCGACGACCGGCTCCAGCTCGGCGTCGGGCACCTGCCGGAAGCCGGCGGCGGTCACGACGGCCACGACGGGCCAGATCTTGCGCAGCAGGTCCGGGCCGCCGGTGGCGGAGTCGTCGTCGGCGGCGTCCCACAGCGCCTCCACGGCGACGCGGAC contains:
- a CDS encoding WYL domain-containing protein, with amino-acid sequence MSTASTERLSRLLAMVPYLLTHQGIPVPEAAQHFGIGEDELVQDLELLFVCGTPGHLPDDLIDARWESGHVYLSNADPIARPSRLAVDEAVALLVGLRTLAEVPGLHDREALEGAMAKLSEATGEAGRAARAVAVDVSDASSAVVLEAARRALREHRRLHLSYLVPSRDERTERDVDPMRLVSVEGRWYLEAWCHRAEGVRLFRVDRVETAEVLDVDGTPPPQARSRDVASDLFRPSPDDLVVTIDLAPQAAWVVDYYPVESVQEAPEDAWEEASLRVRLRTADTHWVQRLLLRLGAGARVVEPAELAGHVREAALAALARYA
- a CDS encoding FKBP-type peptidyl-prolyl cis-trans isomerase produces the protein MRRRTAVLSASAALAVSLLLGACASEGDTPTPSEQTSSASQAADTIEPAVTDDALPVTVTGEVNPTVKPTVTFTPPLTVQETSRKVVAAGTGPQIEAADEVEFAYALYAGSTGEELDSSYGGTNARFELGQVTMGLARGFVGAHVGDRIVMAIAPADGFGEAIERFGKENVDAETTIVVVADVVKTVPNKAQGTPVTPPANLPVVQTDDQDVPTGFTIPDPTPPADLVVQPLIEGTGPAVTSGMNLKVQYLGAKLSDGSIFDQSWSKGEPFTFVVGQGQVIEGWDKGLVGQKVGSRVLLVIPAAQAYGDEPASPGAPAGALVFVVDVLDAY
- a CDS encoding helix-turn-helix transcriptional regulator — encoded protein: MTSTQPHQPNSAAAPGGAAAAARGARRTERLLNLVIALAATRRWLTKEQIRAAVPQYADCATTVAFERMFERDKEDLRELGVPLETGGEDPLFEDEAGYRIDRDAYALPEIRFTPGELAVLSLASRVWQQASLAGPATRALVKLRSLGVEPDESSLIGVEPRVRTAEPAFDPLYAATRDRTPVQFSYRRAGAEPAVRHVEPWAIVSWHGRWYLVGHDRDRGASRVFRLSRVASAVKRIGRPGSYEVPEGIDPREVVAGSVGSVPPRQARLLVRAGAGLALRRRARAVEEGAGPGEGEDVVVVDVTDVEVSADELAAFGADVVVLEPADLREAVLRRLRGAAGVQGVAR
- a CDS encoding FKBP-type peptidyl-prolyl cis-trans isomerase; this encodes MTERTKPEIDFPEGEPPTDLVIVDEIVGEGTEATAGRTVSAHYVGVAFSTGEEFDSSWNRGTPLDFPVGAGMVIKGWDQGLLGMKVGGRRKLVIPPHLGYGDRGAGGAIKGGETLIFVVDLVDVK
- the pafA gene encoding Pup--protein ligase, producing the protein MDRRIFGLETEFGVTCAFEGQRKLSPDEVARYLFRKVVSWGRSSNVFLKNGARLYLDVGSHPEYASPECDDVRQLVVHDRAGERTLEGLLTDAERRLEEEGIAGEVFLFKNNTDSAGNSYGCHENYLVSRHGEFGRLSDVLIPFLVSRQLIVGAGKVVQTPRGAVYSLSQRADHIWEGVSSATTRSRPIINTRDEPHADAERYRRLHVIVGDSNMSETTTMLKLGATDLVLRMVEEGVPLREMTMENPIRAIREISHDLTGRKPVRLANGREASALEIQGEYLEKAKEFVEHRGLQTPTVKRVLDLWERALRAVETQDFSLVDREVDWVIKKKLLDRYMDKHDLALTSPRIARLDLAYHDIHRERGLHYLLARRGMAERVCSDIEVFEALSVPPQTTRAKLRGDFVRAAQEKRRDFTVDWVHLKLNDQAQRTVLCKDPFKAVDDRVERLIDSM
- a CDS encoding DUF3866 family protein; this translates as MTITWRSATVDRVGARWAGSVELSATLLDGPRAGERVKALAHPDLVGEPAAGDRVLLNVSALARGLGTGGYALVVALPDRLPPDPAPGPGHLVKARYTPLQTMVLGVDDQESPHHDLLAEADDLAGTPVVVADLHSALPAVVAGVRAQAPGARVTYVMTDGGALPAAFSRAVAGLREAGWITGCVTTGQSFGGDLEATTVHTGLLAATLVARADVVVVAQGPGNLGTGSRWGFSGVAAGEALNAAAVLGGRPVAALRVSEADARARHRGVSHHTLTAVGRVALAPVDVPVPDAPGAFYDGVREQARSLCGRHRYVEVPAAGLDEALAASPVRLSTMGRGLEQDRASFLVAAAAGRHAATLLT
- the prcA gene encoding proteasome subunit alpha, translating into MSVPFYVSPEQLMKDKADYARKGIARGRAVVVVAFAGGIVFASENPSRALHKISEIYDRVAFAAVGKYNEFENLRVAGVRYADVRGYSYDRSDVTARGLANAYAQTLGAIFTTESKPYEVEIVVAEVGTRPEADQIYRLTYDGSVADEHGYVAMGGSAEQIAAKLGERWHAGLSLAEALQLAVEALGSDAAAEAAGQGPRPIAADQLEVAVLDRARERRTFRRLTGPTLAGLLAPQG